One genomic segment of Vulcanisaeta thermophila includes these proteins:
- a CDS encoding inorganic phosphate transporter: protein MINLELVNYVLAFILSFLVSGNNLSANAGAAVGSRTIDYKYAVILAALGYVLGLWLQGIYMRANEVVGEVAMIAMAVSIVIFIIGESMRVPISLTGSLYAGLVGASLALGHVLANAWFVLAYWLSLPVMVMILSYLLYRLLNILGRGSFRYVGIYRLLTIVTVFLLSFSFGANNLGLLWALLGFSTDGLFVIILSSVLGILLIGWRTLYRLSTGLFTLGPLTSFTIQLFSFMAMEVGTLFSVPMPITVTTSFGIVGVGAAHRFRAINMDYFRELIIGFIASIIVGLVFGFILLRILY, encoded by the coding sequence ATGATAAACCTGGAATTGGTAAACTACGTACTAGCCTTCATACTCTCCTTCCTAGTCTCGGGAAACAACCTATCTGCAAATGCCGGGGCTGCCGTGGGCTCGAGAACCATTGATTATAAGTACGCGGTTATCCTCGCGGCTTTGGGCTACGTGCTTGGGCTTTGGCTTCAGGGTATTTACATGAGGGCCAATGAGGTGGTTGGTGAGGTTGCCATGATAGCCATGGCGGTCTCCATAGTAATATTCATAATAGGCGAGTCCATGAGGGTCCCAATATCATTAACCGGCTCATTATACGCAGGGCTTGTGGGTGCCTCGTTAGCCCTGGGGCATGTGCTCGCCAACGCATGGTTTGTACTGGCCTACTGGCTCTCCTTACCGGTGATGGTCATGATACTTTCCTACCTACTTTATAGGCTACTTAACATACTGGGCAGGGGGTCCTTCAGGTACGTGGGTATTTACAGACTCCTAACCATAGTAACAGTATTCCTCCTCTCCTTCTCCTTCGGGGCAAATAACCTGGGGCTCCTCTGGGCCTTACTGGGCTTTAGTACTGATGGTTTATTCGTAATAATCCTGAGCTCCGTACTGGGAATCCTACTAATTGGTTGGAGAACACTTTACCGGCTAAGCACTGGGCTCTTTACCCTGGGCCCCCTGACCTCATTCACAATCCAGTTATTCTCATTCATGGCCATGGAGGTGGGCACTTTATTCAGCGTCCCAATGCCCATAACAGTGACCACATCATTTGGCATTGTGGGTGTTGGCGCGGCGCATAGGTTTAGGGCCATAAACATGGATTACTTCAGGGAGTTGATAATAGGCTTTATAGCATCAATAATAGTGGGCTTGGTCTTTGGTTTCATTTTACTCAGGATATTATACTAA
- a CDS encoding UbiD family decarboxylase, translating to MDIRDYINQLRDANSLRIVKDELSLDYEIPYVIAKLDKGPALRFIRVKGFSNVHVVGNLLNTRDKVYRALGFTTDAEFYRKLLWAEENAGSSAYNPRETNDTVYDALPEVDLRKLPIPRYFELEPGPCLTSAVVIGKDLRDGFLNMSIHRLTPIGPGEFVIRLVPRHLYRIYNRNRELGKDTPVVIAWGVHPALLIAAASSPPFGVSELNMANALLNGSLRVKYMDNGVPAPAVAEVVMEGYILANKTAREGPCMDILGTYDEVREQPVVKVTRVYVRREPPLIAHALVSGYSEHKVLMGIEKEAKIWQFVSNVVPEVKAVRLTDGGCGWLHAVISIRKQSDGDPKNAIMAAFAAHPSLKHVVVVDEDINIDDPVEVEWAIATRFRADEDLVIIQHARGSTLDPVADPISGLTTKVGVDATMPIGMSRERFKRGVIPATLDINKLNISSSD from the coding sequence ATGGATATTCGTGACTACATAAACCAGTTAAGGGATGCGAATTCGCTAAGGATTGTTAAGGATGAGCTGAGCCTCGATTATGAAATACCGTACGTAATAGCAAAACTCGATAAGGGCCCTGCACTGAGGTTCATAAGGGTTAAGGGATTTAGTAACGTCCACGTAGTGGGTAACCTACTCAATACTAGGGATAAGGTTTACAGGGCATTGGGCTTTACCACAGACGCTGAGTTTTACAGGAAGCTCCTTTGGGCCGAGGAGAACGCGGGCTCCAGCGCTTATAACCCCAGGGAAACCAATGACACGGTTTACGACGCACTCCCTGAGGTGGACCTAAGGAAATTACCCATACCCAGATACTTCGAGTTGGAGCCAGGTCCCTGCCTAACAAGCGCCGTGGTAATAGGTAAGGACTTGAGGGATGGGTTCCTTAACATGAGCATACATAGGCTAACCCCAATTGGGCCCGGTGAGTTCGTGATTAGGCTTGTCCCTAGGCACCTTTACAGGATTTATAATAGGAATAGAGAGCTGGGTAAGGACACGCCTGTGGTCATTGCATGGGGCGTGCATCCAGCCCTACTCATAGCGGCTGCTTCATCACCACCCTTTGGGGTTTCCGAGCTAAACATGGCCAATGCCCTGCTCAATGGGTCCCTCAGGGTTAAGTACATGGATAACGGCGTCCCGGCGCCCGCGGTTGCTGAGGTGGTGATGGAGGGCTACATACTTGCCAATAAAACGGCTAGGGAGGGGCCTTGCATGGACATACTGGGGACCTACGATGAGGTTAGGGAGCAACCCGTGGTTAAGGTGACCAGGGTCTACGTTAGGAGGGAACCACCCCTAATCGCTCACGCACTGGTCTCCGGTTACTCCGAGCATAAGGTGCTCATGGGTATTGAGAAGGAGGCCAAGATATGGCAGTTCGTATCCAACGTAGTCCCTGAGGTAAAGGCCGTTAGGCTAACCGATGGTGGGTGCGGCTGGCTGCATGCGGTTATTTCCATCAGGAAGCAGAGTGATGGTGATCCAAAGAACGCAATAATGGCCGCCTTCGCAGCACACCCAAGCCTGAAGCACGTGGTTGTGGTTGATGAGGACATAAACATTGATGACCCAGTTGAGGTTGAGTGGGCCATTGCCACTAGGTTCAGGGCTGATGAGGACTTGGTAATTATTCAGCATGCCAGGGGCTCCACGCTGGATCCCGTGGCCGATCCCATTTCGGGATTAACCACCAAGGTTGGTGTTGACGCGACTATGCCCATTGGAATGAGTAGGGAAAGATTCAAACGAGGCGTGATACCCGCCACCCTCGATATTAATAAGCTGAATATTTCATCAAGTGATTAG
- a CDS encoding DUF47 domain-containing protein, whose translation MSRFIKDFWGKLLSPLYVGEREFITKLNNHLRLSNEALSILEGMILSTADNENGKVRISEGMREISALEREGDEIVRSINNEILRGAVPITTASVMDAIVNKADDILDGIHILAREIRRAYLLCNTEPVRRFLNEELLEMIRIGMNAMGKLVDIVENIGKRDLEDIRIAVLGIQKLEEEVDDIKDSALDKLYASAKELTYVEFMSIMSIIFGIDDVLDSIKDIAYMLLTMLTTYTA comes from the coding sequence GTGTCTAGGTTTATTAAAGACTTTTGGGGGAAACTGCTCTCACCACTTTATGTTGGTGAGAGGGAATTTATAACTAAATTAAATAACCACTTGAGATTAAGTAATGAGGCTCTCTCCATACTTGAGGGAATGATACTCAGCACAGCTGATAATGAGAATGGTAAGGTTAGGATTTCTGAGGGGATGAGGGAAATATCGGCATTGGAGCGTGAGGGTGATGAGATAGTGAGGAGTATTAATAATGAGATACTAAGGGGCGCCGTGCCCATAACCACAGCGTCGGTGATGGACGCCATAGTTAATAAAGCCGATGACATACTAGATGGCATTCACATACTCGCTAGGGAGATTAGGAGGGCGTACCTACTATGTAATACGGAGCCTGTTAGGAGGTTCCTAAATGAGGAGCTCCTTGAGATGATTAGGATAGGCATGAACGCGATGGGTAAGCTTGTGGATATAGTGGAGAATATAGGTAAAAGGGACTTAGAGGATATAAGGATAGCCGTACTGGGCATTCAAAAACTCGAGGAGGAGGTGGATGATATAAAGGATTCAGCACTGGATAAACTCTACGCCAGTGCCAAGGAGCTCACGTACGTAGAATTTATGAGCATAATGAGCATAATATTCGGAATTGATGATGTGCTGGATTCCATAAAGGACATAGCCTACATGCTACTAACAATGTTAACGACATACACTGCGTGA
- a CDS encoding sn-glycerol-1-phosphate dehydrogenase: MPLPSKSLEIYEIPRIVVFGPGAIDRINEVINKLGLSQMRGLVVRGPNYGDKVISKIECRECHVEVIDEVEPSKILGLSRRYSGTLDFIIAVGGGRIIDFSKALAYIMNIPYISVPTVASHDGFASPYVSHILQVDLSAHGIGKVQRSPIAIIADTSIILEAPRRYLLAGIGELVGKFIAVKDWELAVRIKGEEFSEYAAALARDSSMMILKNEERLKQHNEEAVRLVVKALIGCGVAMAIAGSSRPCSGSEHLFSHAIDMLARERGFKPALHGEQVALGAIMMSYLHGMRWRRIRGFLQRLGIPTTARELGLDRDIIIEALLMAHRIRPDRFTILGNDGLSRKAAENLVEITGVA; the protein is encoded by the coding sequence TTGCCCCTGCCCAGTAAGTCCCTGGAGATTTACGAGATCCCCAGGATCGTGGTCTTCGGGCCCGGCGCCATCGATAGGATTAATGAGGTAATTAACAAACTGGGCCTATCACAAATGAGGGGCTTGGTGGTAAGGGGGCCCAATTATGGTGATAAGGTAATTAGTAAGATTGAGTGTAGGGAGTGCCACGTGGAGGTTATCGATGAGGTGGAGCCCAGCAAGATACTGGGTCTGTCCAGGAGGTACTCCGGCACTCTGGACTTCATAATAGCCGTGGGTGGCGGCAGGATTATCGATTTCAGCAAGGCATTGGCTTACATAATGAATATACCCTACATATCAGTACCAACCGTGGCATCCCACGACGGTTTCGCATCACCCTACGTATCGCACATATTGCAGGTGGACCTGAGTGCTCATGGCATTGGTAAGGTTCAGAGGTCCCCCATAGCCATCATTGCTGACACGTCAATAATCCTAGAGGCGCCCAGGAGATACCTACTGGCGGGCATTGGTGAGTTGGTGGGGAAGTTCATAGCCGTTAAGGATTGGGAATTGGCGGTTAGAATTAAAGGTGAGGAATTCAGCGAGTACGCAGCCGCCCTAGCCAGGGATAGCTCCATGATGATACTTAAGAATGAGGAGAGGCTGAAGCAGCATAACGAGGAGGCTGTTAGGCTTGTGGTGAAGGCGTTGATTGGGTGTGGCGTGGCCATGGCTATCGCAGGAAGCTCAAGACCATGCAGTGGTTCCGAGCACCTATTCTCACACGCAATAGACATGCTAGCCAGGGAGAGGGGGTTCAAGCCGGCGCTCCATGGGGAGCAGGTGGCCCTGGGCGCCATAATGATGTCCTACCTACACGGCATGAGATGGAGGAGGATAAGGGGCTTCCTCCAGAGGCTTGGTATACCCACAACGGCCAGAGAACTGGGTTTGGATAGGGACATAATCATAGAGGCATTACTCATGGCTCACAGGATAAGGCCGGATAGATTCACAATACTCGGTAACGATGGGCTCTCAAGAAAGGCCGCTGAGAATTTAGTGGAGATAACGGGGGTTGCTTAA
- a CDS encoding thiamine-phosphate synthase family protein, producing the protein MSVNTGFEFVTEHVMPIIRSLIAKRLTLVGFSQLRIAKVLGITQPAVNRYINKDEGKLLGKIRELGIDSGWVMGIVDNVVRLVMEGREYEALEYLTNEIALELGSLRLCNAHRRVVPTIPTTCNVCSILLAGISDSVIKNLERALSILESHPEVRYLIPRVLMNIVEAKPNAATEDDVAGVPGRIGVFENRVVIGSRPSYGGSKHLGRLIVRVMAHKPQYRSVASIKYDEEVEEAIKSSGFRYSKVGPHEKPNEDEVVDNVTDAIRREPDLDVVIDLGGYGLEPVTYVFGMDSVDTVMKIIKIASHMKLTS; encoded by the coding sequence ATGAGCGTAAATACCGGGTTTGAGTTTGTGACGGAGCACGTAATGCCCATAATCAGGAGCCTCATAGCCAAGAGACTAACATTGGTGGGGTTCAGCCAGTTAAGGATTGCCAAGGTCCTTGGGATAACGCAACCGGCGGTTAATAGGTACATTAATAAGGATGAGGGGAAATTACTGGGTAAAATACGGGAGCTGGGGATCGACAGTGGTTGGGTTATGGGGATTGTCGACAACGTGGTTAGGTTGGTCATGGAGGGTAGGGAGTACGAGGCCTTGGAATACTTAACCAATGAAATAGCTCTTGAGCTGGGATCCCTGAGGCTCTGTAATGCGCATAGGAGGGTGGTGCCCACAATACCAACAACCTGCAACGTCTGCTCCATACTCCTGGCTGGGATCAGCGACTCGGTGATTAAGAATTTGGAAAGGGCCTTGTCAATCCTAGAGTCGCACCCTGAGGTTAGGTACCTAATACCCAGGGTTCTCATGAACATAGTGGAGGCCAAGCCAAACGCAGCCACTGAGGATGACGTGGCTGGGGTTCCAGGTAGGATCGGGGTCTTCGAGAATAGGGTCGTCATTGGGTCAAGGCCCTCATACGGCGGTAGTAAGCACCTGGGTAGACTCATCGTGAGGGTCATGGCCCACAAACCCCAGTACAGGTCAGTGGCCAGTATAAAGTATGATGAGGAGGTTGAGGAGGCCATCAAATCCAGCGGTTTTAGGTACAGTAAGGTGGGCCCCCATGAGAAGCCCAATGAGGATGAGGTTGTGGATAACGTGACCGACGCCATCAGGAGGGAGCCGGACCTGGACGTGGTTATTGACCTCGGTGGTTACGGTCTAGAACCAGTGACCTACGTCTTTGGTATGGACTCAGTGGACACCGTGATGAAGATCATAAAGATAGCATCGCACATGAAGCTCACCTCTTAA
- a CDS encoding AAA-associated domain-containing protein, with translation MSEGRSIPFMPLEARLADVLGLLDTLANEFSGKADIFMIAKDMESDVDDIMPALHAAVYLGFVEVSGGDVKLTELGQEFLKSRIGDRKRILKKGLLNLEPFRTAYEMGMHRPFKIEELIEELDRKGYTEVREPGIKHLLEILLSEWAAFAGIIKKRGDDYISIP, from the coding sequence ATGTCAGAGGGACGAAGCATACCATTCATGCCCCTTGAGGCCAGGTTGGCAGATGTCTTGGGGCTACTGGACACATTGGCCAATGAGTTCTCGGGTAAAGCCGACATATTCATGATAGCCAAGGACATGGAGTCCGATGTGGATGACATAATGCCGGCTTTACATGCTGCCGTGTACCTGGGCTTTGTGGAGGTTAGTGGTGGTGATGTTAAACTCACCGAATTGGGTCAGGAGTTCTTGAAGTCTAGGATTGGGGATAGGAAGAGAATACTGAAGAAGGGATTGTTAAACCTCGAACCATTCAGGACAGCCTATGAAATGGGGATGCACAGGCCCTTTAAGATTGAGGAATTGATTGAAGAATTGGACAGGAAGGGTTATACGGAGGTTAGGGAACCAGGCATTAAACACCTACTTGAGATCTTACTATCCGAGTGGGCCGCGTTCGCCGGAATAATTAAGAAGAGGGGTGATGATTACATAAGCATACCCTGA
- a CDS encoding glycosyltransferase family 4 protein, whose product MLRVLHLSWEYPPHVVGGLGRHVYHLTRYLAREGVDTTVISISLPGTKEVEEVDGVHVRRVDPFRFRSDGFITWVLNFNYAMVEEALKLFDEGVDFDVVHVHDWLTGPAGIALKHLLHKPLVVTIHATEQGRRGGIYNEEQSIIHWWEWRTAFEAWKVIVCSNYMVGEVMRVHGVPQDKIYMIPNGIDLGVIDSVRVKEGFRDLYAMPSERIIMFVGRLVYEKGPDLVLAAFRELLKWDWNLKLVVAGDGPMREYLMRLAYEWGIWQKVYFTGRVDDETLYSLLKVSDLAILPSRYEPFGITILEAMAAGAVVITTDVGGPGEIVHNWYNGVKVRPNNVEDIVNAAKVLLTNEELRRQISRNARASVEAWYTWDRIARWTKRVYSNILEEYQRAQWTTLW is encoded by the coding sequence ATGTTAAGAGTCCTCCACCTGAGTTGGGAGTACCCACCGCACGTGGTTGGTGGTCTCGGTAGGCATGTTTACCACCTCACCAGGTACCTGGCCAGGGAGGGCGTGGACACCACCGTCATCAGCATTTCATTACCAGGGACTAAGGAGGTGGAGGAGGTTGATGGGGTTCATGTACGTAGAGTCGACCCCTTTAGGTTTAGGTCTGATGGGTTCATCACGTGGGTCCTAAACTTCAATTATGCAATGGTTGAGGAGGCACTGAAACTCTTTGATGAGGGTGTGGATTTCGATGTTGTGCATGTTCATGATTGGTTAACGGGGCCCGCGGGCATCGCACTCAAGCACCTCCTCCATAAACCCCTGGTGGTTACGATACACGCCACCGAGCAGGGTAGGAGGGGTGGTATTTACAATGAGGAGCAGTCAATTATTCACTGGTGGGAGTGGAGGACGGCCTTCGAGGCTTGGAAGGTTATCGTGTGCTCCAATTACATGGTTGGTGAGGTCATGAGGGTTCATGGGGTGCCTCAGGATAAGATCTACATGATACCCAACGGGATTGACCTGGGCGTTATAGACTCAGTCAGGGTTAAGGAGGGATTCAGGGACTTGTACGCCATGCCCAGCGAGAGGATAATAATGTTCGTGGGCAGGTTAGTGTATGAGAAGGGGCCTGACCTGGTCCTGGCAGCCTTTAGGGAATTACTGAAGTGGGACTGGAACCTGAAGCTCGTTGTTGCGGGTGACGGGCCCATGAGGGAGTACCTAATGAGGCTTGCGTATGAATGGGGCATTTGGCAGAAGGTTTACTTCACAGGTAGAGTTGATGATGAAACCCTATACTCACTGCTTAAGGTGTCCGACCTAGCCATCCTACCAAGCCGCTACGAACCCTTTGGGATCACAATCCTCGAGGCCATGGCTGCGGGTGCGGTGGTCATAACAACCGACGTGGGGGGCCCTGGGGAGATAGTGCATAATTGGTACAATGGCGTTAAGGTGAGGCCAAACAACGTTGAGGATATAGTGAATGCGGCTAAGGTACTGCTTACAAATGAGGAGCTTAGGAGGCAGATTAGTAGGAATGCCAGGGCCTCCGTGGAGGCTTGGTACACGTGGGATAGAATAGCACGTTGGACCAAGAGGGTTTACAGCAACATACTGGAGGAGTACCAAAGAGCCCAGTGGACAACCCTGTGGTGA
- a CDS encoding RuvB-like helicase, with protein MSQIKIEEVKPSFERIGLHSHIKGLGIRDGKVQFVADGFVGQVEAREAAYYVVKMIKAGKFGGKAVLIVGPPGTGKTALAIGIARELGQDTPFVQLSGAEIYSMEIKKTEFLTRALRSAIGVRIREWRRVYEGVVKSVDYQFGRHPLNPYAQIPRGATIVLKTKDEEKRLRVSAEIAEQLIELGVEEGDVIMIDEETGRVFVQGRGEGEGGEAYDIGVKRKVEVPKGPVYKEKEITRFFTLNDLDMYQARQQGLISAMIFGFVTEEREIPNEVRKAVDEFVMKLINDGKGELVPGVLFIDDVHMLDIETWAFLSRAMESELSPIIIMATNRGITKIRGTDIESPHGVPLDMLDRLVIIRTKPYTADEVREIIKIRAREEKVNLSDDALEILTKIGTEESLRYAIQLLAPAQLRAQEVGHKEIRKEDVEYVRKLFMSVKESVQYVHEYENLFLR; from the coding sequence ATGTCGCAGATAAAGATTGAGGAGGTTAAGCCATCCTTCGAGAGGATTGGGCTCCACAGCCATATAAAGGGCCTTGGGATCAGGGATGGTAAGGTGCAGTTCGTGGCCGATGGCTTCGTAGGCCAGGTGGAGGCTAGGGAGGCCGCTTACTACGTTGTTAAGATGATAAAGGCTGGTAAGTTTGGGGGAAAGGCCGTACTGATAGTGGGCCCACCTGGCACTGGCAAGACGGCGCTGGCTATTGGCATAGCCAGGGAGTTGGGGCAGGACACGCCTTTTGTCCAGCTAAGCGGTGCCGAGATATACAGCATGGAGATTAAGAAGACGGAATTCCTAACGAGAGCCCTGAGGAGCGCCATTGGTGTTAGGATCCGTGAGTGGAGGAGGGTTTATGAGGGTGTTGTTAAGAGCGTGGATTACCAATTCGGGAGGCACCCACTGAATCCCTACGCGCAAATACCCAGAGGGGCCACGATAGTCCTGAAGACTAAGGATGAGGAGAAGAGGCTCAGGGTCTCCGCGGAGATTGCTGAGCAATTAATAGAGTTGGGTGTTGAGGAGGGTGATGTGATAATGATCGATGAGGAGACGGGTAGGGTATTCGTACAGGGAAGGGGTGAGGGTGAAGGTGGCGAGGCGTATGATATAGGGGTTAAGAGGAAGGTGGAGGTTCCCAAGGGCCCTGTATACAAGGAGAAGGAGATAACCAGGTTCTTCACGCTCAATGACCTCGACATGTACCAGGCTAGGCAGCAGGGCTTAATCAGCGCCATGATCTTCGGCTTCGTGACAGAGGAGAGGGAGATACCCAATGAGGTTAGGAAGGCCGTTGATGAGTTCGTGATGAAACTCATAAATGACGGTAAGGGCGAGTTGGTGCCCGGTGTCCTATTCATTGATGATGTGCACATGCTCGATATTGAGACATGGGCGTTCCTGAGCAGGGCCATGGAAAGCGAGTTAAGCCCAATAATCATAATGGCCACTAACCGTGGAATCACGAAGATCAGGGGCACGGATATAGAGTCACCGCACGGTGTGCCCCTTGACATGCTTGATAGGTTGGTGATAATAAGGACTAAGCCGTACACGGCTGATGAGGTTAGGGAGATAATCAAGATCAGGGCTAGGGAGGAGAAGGTTAACCTATCCGATGACGCCCTGGAAATATTGACCAAGATAGGCACTGAGGAGAGCTTGAGATATGCCATTCAATTACTAGCACCGGCCCAGTTGAGGGCTCAGGAGGTTGGTCATAAGGAGATAAGAAAGGAGGATGTGGAGTACGTGCGTAAGCTCTTCATGAGTGTTAAGGAGAGTGTTCAGTACGTGCATGAGTACGAAAATCTATTCCTACGTTAG
- a CDS encoding 30S ribosomal protein S27ae — translation MPKEVKARAHTWYEVDYEKGTIKFLRRICPRCGSVMAYHKVPVPRWACGKCGYTIFEAQRRGAS, via the coding sequence ATGCCTAAGGAGGTTAAGGCAAGGGCGCATACGTGGTATGAGGTGGATTATGAGAAGGGGACCATAAAGTTCCTAAGGAGGATATGCCCCAGGTGCGGGTCTGTGATGGCTTATCACAAGGTACCAGTGCCCAGGTGGGCATGCGGTAAGTGCGGCTATACTATATTCGAGGCGCAGAGGAGGGGTGCGTCGTAA
- a CDS encoding ATP-grasp domain-containing protein: MDIGIIRPYEVEFNPEDVVDLENAARDLGLGVKRIYIDMMDIRLGRSGVYLSQLIGRSIRDDINVSGAVLRHIGVIKDFEQFSFRIWAVRALELSGVYVMNPVINWLIASDKFASLLVLAKNGLPVPDTVVSENMFVAYNAVKEFENAVVKQLRGAMGFGVFQVSDADVAFHIFSYLVNLNKPMYVQRYLEKVGGGDYRVVVVGDEVIGAEFRRAASSWKSNVAQGARPEPVKLAPELEELSLRAIRVLGLDFGGVDIAETRDGYFILEVNPTMSWQGFKRVTGKNPAHYIIKYLVSKIKR; encoded by the coding sequence GTGGATATTGGCATAATACGCCCGTACGAGGTCGAGTTCAACCCCGAGGATGTGGTGGACCTGGAAAACGCGGCTAGGGATCTCGGACTTGGTGTTAAGAGGATCTACATCGACATGATGGATATCAGACTTGGGAGGAGTGGGGTATACCTATCGCAGTTAATTGGTAGGTCTATACGTGATGACATTAACGTAAGCGGTGCAGTTCTGAGGCATATTGGTGTTATTAAGGATTTCGAGCAGTTCTCCTTCAGGATATGGGCCGTGAGGGCCCTTGAGCTTAGTGGTGTGTACGTTATGAACCCCGTGATTAACTGGCTCATCGCCAGCGATAAGTTTGCGTCACTCCTGGTGCTTGCGAAGAATGGGTTACCAGTCCCCGACACGGTGGTTTCCGAGAACATGTTCGTTGCCTACAACGCGGTTAAGGAGTTTGAGAATGCTGTGGTTAAGCAGTTACGTGGTGCCATGGGGTTTGGTGTTTTTCAGGTTAGTGATGCTGACGTGGCCTTCCACATCTTTAGTTACCTCGTTAACCTGAACAAGCCCATGTATGTTCAGAGGTATCTGGAGAAGGTGGGTGGTGGTGATTATAGGGTTGTGGTGGTTGGGGATGAGGTCATAGGGGCTGAGTTCAGAAGGGCCGCATCGTCATGGAAGAGCAATGTGGCCCAGGGTGCCAGGCCGGAGCCCGTCAAGTTGGCTCCAGAGCTTGAGGAGTTATCGTTGAGGGCTATAAGGGTTCTCGGCCTTGATTTCGGTGGTGTGGATATTGCGGAGACTAGGGATGGTTACTTCATACTCGAGGTCAATCCCACCATGTCCTGGCAGGGCTTTAAGAGGGTCACTGGTAAGAACCCAGCTCACTATATAATTAAGTACCTGGTGAGTAAGATTAAGAGGTGA
- a CDS encoding adenylate kinase: MKIVLIAVPGAGKSTTLKYVKEMLPDVTIVNYGDYMLEVARRNYGITNRDEMRKKLPVDEYRKVQEIAAEEIAKLPGDVIIDTHASIKVQGGFYPGLPDRIITKLRPDAIVLMEFNPLDILERRAKDVGLRDRENETPDDIELHQMANRYYAFAAANAGECSVYILDFRKKPQTRPFEHAEEAARFIVNLILRDREARKRL, from the coding sequence GTGAAGATAGTACTCATAGCAGTACCAGGTGCTGGTAAATCCACAACGTTGAAGTACGTTAAGGAGATGCTCCCCGACGTGACCATTGTAAATTACGGTGATTACATGCTCGAGGTGGCCAGGAGGAATTATGGGATAACGAATAGGGATGAGATGAGGAAGAAGTTGCCAGTGGATGAGTATAGGAAGGTTCAGGAGATAGCCGCTGAGGAGATAGCCAAGTTACCTGGCGACGTCATAATAGACACACACGCCAGTATAAAGGTTCAGGGAGGCTTCTACCCAGGGCTCCCTGACAGGATAATAACGAAGCTGAGGCCAGACGCCATAGTGCTCATGGAGTTCAACCCACTGGATATACTGGAGAGGAGGGCTAAGGACGTGGGCCTTAGGGATCGCGAGAACGAAACCCCAGACGATATTGAGCTACATCAAATGGCGAATAGGTACTACGCATTCGCCGCGGCCAACGCCGGTGAGTGCTCGGTCTATATCCTGGACTTCAGGAAGAAACCCCAAACAAGGCCCTTTGAGCATGCAGAGGAGGCCGCCAGGTTCATAGTGAATTTAATACTAAGGGATAGGGAGGCCAGGAAGAGGCTGTGA
- a CDS encoding DJ-1/PfpI family protein, which produces MKALIIVADTSYPGEYSLVKEALKKVGAEVVVGIVSKNLNINYDLDFTEEVKEDALRDYDVVAFIGGYWAYFAATGKKVPRRVNPMVNTDSLNKLLTHAINSGKKTILPLTMPAYAAKLGLLKGKKATVYPTTDLIRILRDNGAEFTDTSPTVDGSLITMSRLNQDDIVRVLSVAPAQ; this is translated from the coding sequence ATGAAGGCGTTGATCATTGTTGCGGACACGTCATACCCAGGGGAGTACTCACTGGTCAAGGAGGCCCTGAAGAAGGTGGGCGCTGAGGTAGTGGTGGGCATTGTGAGTAAGAACCTAAACATTAATTACGACCTGGACTTCACGGAGGAGGTTAAGGAGGATGCGCTGAGGGATTACGACGTGGTGGCATTCATAGGTGGTTACTGGGCCTACTTCGCGGCCACGGGTAAGAAGGTGCCCAGGCGGGTTAACCCAATGGTTAACACGGACTCCCTAAACAAGTTACTAACCCATGCCATAAATAGCGGTAAGAAAACCATACTACCCCTAACCATGCCAGCATATGCCGCAAAGCTTGGCCTACTCAAGGGTAAGAAGGCTACGGTTTACCCAACCACGGACTTAATAAGGATCCTGAGGGACAATGGTGCCGAATTCACCGACACCTCACCCACCGTTGATGGTTCATTAATAACCATGAGTAGGTTAAACCAGGATGACATCGTAAGGGTGCTTAGCGTTGCCCCTGCCCAGTAA